In a single window of the Metopolophium dirhodum isolate CAU chromosome 2, ASM1992520v1, whole genome shotgun sequence genome:
- the LOC132938153 gene encoding uncharacterized protein LOC132938153 has translation MKYFFILLADFMILVNSELQDVKFRPNLPLGEYRLHFNSIQRCNQKCAIQFNFYLFKTSRTKVELRGNMTSANKAFDDSLWFNGAMSVKDKIGTWQNNAYVYKSPHAYKTLKKILGGEFKFFSNSFGLNDTEQNSFPPGTYVTKGYDLSNYPSNTNLPKQIFYGTYKFNINYTEKNGDVVACFMVFIDVKRLWESESE, from the exons ATGAAGtacttttttatacttttagcaGATTTTATGATTCTTGTCAATTCTGAATTACAAGATGTCAAGTTCCGCCCAAATTTGCCACTA GGAGAATATCGATTACATTTCAACTCTATTCAACGGTGTAATCAGAAATGCGCTAttcagtttaatttttatttattcaagacATCTAGAACTAAAGTTGAACTAAGAGGAAATATGACGTCTGCAAATAAGGCATTTGATGATAGTTTATGG TTTAATGGTGCTATGTCAGTAAAAGATAAAATTGGTACATGGCAAAATAATGCGTACGTTTATAAATCACCCCATGCttacaaaactttaaaaaaaattcttggaggtgaatttaaatttttttcaaatagctTTGGACTCAATGACACAGAACAAAATTCATTTCCACCG ggaACATATGTCACCAAAGGTTATGATTTATCGAACTATCCATCAAATACAAATTtgccaaaacaaattttttatggaacttacaaatttaatattaattatacggaAAAAAATGGCGATGTAGTTGCATGTTTTATGGTTTTCATTGATGTAAAACGTCTATGGGAATCGGAATCGGAATGA